The following are from one region of the Salvia hispanica cultivar TCC Black 2014 chromosome 1, UniMelb_Shisp_WGS_1.0, whole genome shotgun sequence genome:
- the LOC125200640 gene encoding histone-lysine N-methyltransferase ATXR7 isoform X1: MSSELNSNGDSALVSGVHDAAAAYVSGWMYVNQSGQMCGPYIQQQLYEGISSGFLPGELPVYPIVNGNILNAVPLCYFNQFPDHVATGFVYLNAKESTSDAHGSIPSNSDADESFPLTGDDESSWLFEDGEGKRQGPHSLNELYSWREYGYMHDSVMVYHTENKVKPLNLATLLNTWRKARIGGAVTTYDNNDEGTGLALNLVSEISDEVCSHLHSGIMKTARKVLLDEIVMSIVSDSIAMKRTQKNPKIVPVIESVKSVSSDGRVLETHMPKKNEWQPENPVEKDHAIWDEVEVEHTVDSERCNGGDTMKPPPSMKSIGSFENFCAAHAVVSRTLFYSCLEVMWNAICYDPVADFTSSWRRKRRWYDPGYVARQRFHKEFSQPIEKLPADSDSSSSEVDCPPGFGPERISVDIEAKSPSVSQHSEREESSNKILSHNTSYDEIGAILEYVMNDLHSSSKLSLEHHFERLVDEEVNKVIDFPQNSPIDEVAFCSSPTWSDDHLGSAQTKKYPLPQTVALSHEVIMPKVAFQKLLIHSDDPTNIEVDELCPCLSEEDRVINGPLDISRVQFQHLPVHLENASNVAVSDELRPPKSEELTEHCALSPISQVNASKVDEHTRRTSLQVALMISRLRIYDSVMRTWRPSYSNDFIEKAITVACSLRSHELGNNGSADCMDIEKSYGAGRFSEATLLTGKYVYSRRSKLGCKKSEPFFKALIKGEDRHPKLAPKKSKKSSTHKKVVQAAQVDTIVPNLEKKASKPDTAVPHLEKKDSKPDTTVSRRRVKGSARHIRRQVSDKVISPLQDLSGNKTEIPSLSTKDHSNLEQITSASKVPKSNKLSKLKRKSLNNHSQHSRPGKVQKLANGTPKEAMPKQVEGHQTKRIKTRTPRPCPQSDGCARTSINGWEWRKWASEASPAERARVRGNHIRSLYISSECNGNHSSSVKGLSARTNRAKLRNLLAAAEGADLLKATQLKARKKRLRFQRSKIHDWGLVALEPIEAEDFVIEYVGELIRRSISDIRERQYEKMGIGSSYLFRLDDGYVVDATKRGGIARFINHSCEPNCYTKVISVEGQKKIFIYSKRHITTGEELTYNYKFPLEEKKIPCNCGSKRCRGSLN, encoded by the exons ATGAGTAGTGAATTGAATTCGAATGGGGACAGCGCCCTAGTTTCGGGAGTTCACGATGCTGCCGCCGCATATGTGAGCGGGTGGATGTATGTGAATCAAAGCGGGCAGATGTGTGGCCCTTATATTCAGCAACAGTTATACGAGGGTATAAGTTCTGGTTTCTTACCAGGGGAGCTCCCCGTTTATCCGATTGTCAACGGGAATATCCTCAATGCAGTGCCCCTCTGCTACTTTAACCAATTCCCCGACCACGTTGCCACTGGTTTTGTCTACTTGAACGCGAAGGAGTCTACGAGTGATGCCCACGGCTCCATCCCGAGCAACAGTGATGCAGATGAAAGCTTCCCTTTG ACAGGAGATGATGAGTCTTCTTGGCTGTTTGAGGATGGTGAGGGTAAAAGACAGGGACCACACTCGCTTAATGAGCTTTATTCCTGGCGTGAGTATGGATATATGCACGATTCTGTGATG GTGTATCATACTGAAAATAAAGTTAAACCCTTGAATTTGGCAACATTGCTGAACACTTGGAGAAAAGCTAGGATTGGAGGAGCTGTCACCACGTATGATAATAATGATGAAGGAACTGGCTTAGCACTGAACTTGGTGTCTGAGATTTCTGATGAAGTTTGTTCACATCTTCACTCAGGAATTATGAAAACAGCCCGCAAAGTTTTACTTGATGAGATAGTTATGTCCATAGTTTCTGATTCTATTGCCATGAAGAGAACTCAGAAAAATCCTAAGATTGTACCAGTCATTGAATCTGTGAAATCTGTTTCTTCAGATGGAAGAGTGTTAGAAACTCACATgccaaagaaaaatgagtggcagCCTGAAAACCCTGTCGAGAAGGACCATGCCATTTGGGATGAAGTAGAAGTAGAGCATACTGTTGATAGTGAAAGATGTAATGGTGGTGACACCATGAAACCTCCTCCTAGCATGAAATCAATTGGtagttttgaaaacttttgtgCTGCACATGCAGTTGTTAGCAGGACGCTTTTTTATTCTTGCCTGGAAGTCATGTGGAATGCCATCTGTTATGATCCTGTAGCTGACTTTACATCTTCTTGGCGAAGGAAAAGGCGCTGGTATGATCCTGGTTATGTTGCTAGACAACGCTTTCACAAAGAATTCTCCCAGCCAATTGAGAAGCTACCAGCCGACTCT GACTCCTCTAGCTCTGAGGTAGATTGCCCTCCAGGTTTTGGACCAGAAAGAATTTCCGTGGATATAGAAGCAAAATCACCATCAGTTTCACAGCATTCTGAAAGAGAGGAATCTTCTAATAAGATACTGTCCCATAATACTTCTTATGATGAAATTGGAGCCATCTTGGAATACGTAATGAATGATCTTCACTCTTCCTCAAAGTTGTCATTAGAACATCACTTTGAAAGACTTGTGGATGAggaagtgaataaagtaattgATTTTCCTCAAAATAGTCCAATTGATGAG GTTGCTTTCTGCTCGTCACCTACATGGTCAGATGACCACCTGGGTTCAGCTCAAACTAAAAAGTATCCATTGCCTCAAACTGTTGCTCTCAGTCATGAGGTTATCATGCCCAAGGTTGCATTTCAGAAACTGCTTATACATTCAGATGATCCAACTAATATTGAAGTAGATGAATTGTGCCCATGTCTATCTGAAGAAGATAGAGTAATAAATGGTCCACTAGACATTTCCAGGGTGCAATTTCAGCATTTGCCTGTACATCTTGAAAATGCTAGCAATGTAGCAGTTAGTGATGAATTGCGGCCACCTAAATCTGAGGAATTGACCGAACATTGTGCTTTATCACCAATTTCTCAAGTAAATGCGTCAAAAGTAGACGAGCACACAAGGAGAACCTCTTTGCAGGTAGCACTAATGATAAGCCGGTTAAGAATATATGACTCTGTCATGAGAACATGGAGACCTTCGTATTCTAATGATTTCATTGAAAAAGCTATAACAGTGGCATGTTCTTTGAGAAGTCATGAATTAGGAAACAAT GGATCTGCTGATTGCATGGATATAGAAAAATCTTATGGTGCTGGGAGATTCTCTGAAGCAACGTTACTAACTGGAAAATATGTATATTCTCGGAGGAGTAAATTGGGTTGTAAAAAGTCAGAACCATTTTTCAAGGCTCTGATTAAGGGAGAAGATCGCCATCCAAAACTGGCACCgaaaaagtcaaagaaaagTAGCACACATAAAAAAGTTGTTCAGGCTGCACAAGTTGACACTATAGTTCCCAATTTAGAGAAAAAGGCCTCAAAACCTGACACTGCTGTTCCTCATTTAGAGAAAAAGGACTCAAAACCTGACACTACTGTTAGTAGACGTCGGGTAAAGGGATCAGCCCGTCATATTCGCAGACAGGTGTCCGATAAAGTTATTTCTCCGCTTCAAG ATCTTTCAGGCAATAAGACAGAGATTCCATCCCTTTCTACTAAGGACCACTCTAACCTTGAGCAGATTACAAGTGCCTCAAAAGTACCAAAAT CAAATAAGCTCTCAAAACTTAAAAGGAAGAGTCTGAATAATCATTCACAACATTCTCGACCTGGTAAGGTCCAGAAACTAGCAAATGGCACTCCAAAAGAAGCCATGCCTAAACAAGTTGAGGGGCACCAGACTAAGAGAATTAAGACTAGGACGCCGAGACCTTGTCCACAGTCTGATGGCTGTGCACGGACATCCATAAATGGGTGGGAATGGCGTAAATGGGCTTCTGAGGCTAGTCCAGCTGAAAGGGCTCGTGTAAGAGGAAATCATATCCGTTCTCTCTATATTAGTTCTGAATGTAATGGAAATCATTCATCCAGTGTTAAGGGACTTTCTGCAAGAACAAACAGGGCCAAGTTGCGCAACCTTCTTGCTGCTGCAGAGGGTGCTGATCTTCTTAAAGCAACACAGTTGAAG GCGAGGAAGAAACGGTTACGTTTCCAACGAAGTAAGATACATGACTGGGGTCTTGTTGCACTGGAGCCAATTGAGGCAGAGGACTTTGTTATTGAATATGTTGGAGAACTTATTCGCCGTAGT ATATCTGACATACGAGAGCGCCAATATGAAAAGATGGGAATTGGGAGCAGTTATCTTTTCAGATTAGATGACGGATATGTG GTTGATGCCACCAAACGTGGAGGGATTGCTAGATTTATAAACCATTCTTGTGAG CCTAATTGCTATACAAAGGTCATAAGTGTGGAGGGGCAGAAAAAGATCTTTATATACTCAAAGCGTCATATCACTACTGGCGAAGAACTCACATACAATTACAAGTTTCCATTAGAGGAGAAAAAGATACCTTGCAACTGTGGTTCTAAAAG GTGCCGTGGCTCATTGAATTGA
- the LOC125200640 gene encoding histone-lysine N-methyltransferase ATXR7 isoform X2 codes for MSSELNSNGDSALVSGVHDAAAAYVSGWMYVNQSGQMCGPYIQQQLYEGISSGFLPGELPVYPIVNGNILNAVPLCYFNQFPDHVATGFVYLNAKESTSDAHGSIPSNSDADESFPLTGDDESSWLFEDGEGKRQGPHSLNELYSWREYGYMHDSVMVYHTENKVKPLNLATLLNTWRKARIGGAVTTYDNNDEGTGLALNLVSEISDEVCSHLHSGIMKTARKVLLDEIVMSIVSDSIAMKRTQKNPKIVPVIESVKSVSSDGRVLETHMPKKNEWQPENPVEKDHAIWDEVEVEHTVDSERCNGGDTMKPPPSMKSIGSFENFCAAHAVVSRTLFYSCLEVMWNAICYDPVADFTSSWRRKRRWYDPGYVARQRFHKEFSQPIEKLPADSDSSSSEVDCPPGFGPERISVDIEAKSPSVSQHSEREESSNKILSHNTSYDEIGAILEYVMNDLHSSSKLSLEHHFERLVDEEVNKVIDFPQNSPIDEVAFCSSPTWSDDHLGSAQTKKYPLPQTVALSHEVIMPKVAFQKLLIHSDDPTNIEVDELCPCLSEEDRVINGPLDISRVQFQHLPVHLENASNVAVSDELRPPKSEELTEHCALSPISQVNASKVDEHTRRTSLQVALMISRLRIYDSVMRTWRPSYSNDFIEKAITVACSLRSHELGNNGSADCMDIEKSYGAGRFSEATLLTGKYVYSRRSKLGCKKSEPFFKALIKGEDRHPKLAPKKSKKSSTHKKVVQAAQVDTIVPNLEKKASKPDTAVPHLEKKDSKPDTTVSRRRVKGSARHIRRQVSDKVISPLQGNKTEIPSLSTKDHSNLEQITSASKVPKSNKLSKLKRKSLNNHSQHSRPGKVQKLANGTPKEAMPKQVEGHQTKRIKTRTPRPCPQSDGCARTSINGWEWRKWASEASPAERARVRGNHIRSLYISSECNGNHSSSVKGLSARTNRAKLRNLLAAAEGADLLKATQLKARKKRLRFQRSKIHDWGLVALEPIEAEDFVIEYVGELIRRSISDIRERQYEKMGIGSSYLFRLDDGYVVDATKRGGIARFINHSCEPNCYTKVISVEGQKKIFIYSKRHITTGEELTYNYKFPLEEKKIPCNCGSKRCRGSLN; via the exons ATGAGTAGTGAATTGAATTCGAATGGGGACAGCGCCCTAGTTTCGGGAGTTCACGATGCTGCCGCCGCATATGTGAGCGGGTGGATGTATGTGAATCAAAGCGGGCAGATGTGTGGCCCTTATATTCAGCAACAGTTATACGAGGGTATAAGTTCTGGTTTCTTACCAGGGGAGCTCCCCGTTTATCCGATTGTCAACGGGAATATCCTCAATGCAGTGCCCCTCTGCTACTTTAACCAATTCCCCGACCACGTTGCCACTGGTTTTGTCTACTTGAACGCGAAGGAGTCTACGAGTGATGCCCACGGCTCCATCCCGAGCAACAGTGATGCAGATGAAAGCTTCCCTTTG ACAGGAGATGATGAGTCTTCTTGGCTGTTTGAGGATGGTGAGGGTAAAAGACAGGGACCACACTCGCTTAATGAGCTTTATTCCTGGCGTGAGTATGGATATATGCACGATTCTGTGATG GTGTATCATACTGAAAATAAAGTTAAACCCTTGAATTTGGCAACATTGCTGAACACTTGGAGAAAAGCTAGGATTGGAGGAGCTGTCACCACGTATGATAATAATGATGAAGGAACTGGCTTAGCACTGAACTTGGTGTCTGAGATTTCTGATGAAGTTTGTTCACATCTTCACTCAGGAATTATGAAAACAGCCCGCAAAGTTTTACTTGATGAGATAGTTATGTCCATAGTTTCTGATTCTATTGCCATGAAGAGAACTCAGAAAAATCCTAAGATTGTACCAGTCATTGAATCTGTGAAATCTGTTTCTTCAGATGGAAGAGTGTTAGAAACTCACATgccaaagaaaaatgagtggcagCCTGAAAACCCTGTCGAGAAGGACCATGCCATTTGGGATGAAGTAGAAGTAGAGCATACTGTTGATAGTGAAAGATGTAATGGTGGTGACACCATGAAACCTCCTCCTAGCATGAAATCAATTGGtagttttgaaaacttttgtgCTGCACATGCAGTTGTTAGCAGGACGCTTTTTTATTCTTGCCTGGAAGTCATGTGGAATGCCATCTGTTATGATCCTGTAGCTGACTTTACATCTTCTTGGCGAAGGAAAAGGCGCTGGTATGATCCTGGTTATGTTGCTAGACAACGCTTTCACAAAGAATTCTCCCAGCCAATTGAGAAGCTACCAGCCGACTCT GACTCCTCTAGCTCTGAGGTAGATTGCCCTCCAGGTTTTGGACCAGAAAGAATTTCCGTGGATATAGAAGCAAAATCACCATCAGTTTCACAGCATTCTGAAAGAGAGGAATCTTCTAATAAGATACTGTCCCATAATACTTCTTATGATGAAATTGGAGCCATCTTGGAATACGTAATGAATGATCTTCACTCTTCCTCAAAGTTGTCATTAGAACATCACTTTGAAAGACTTGTGGATGAggaagtgaataaagtaattgATTTTCCTCAAAATAGTCCAATTGATGAG GTTGCTTTCTGCTCGTCACCTACATGGTCAGATGACCACCTGGGTTCAGCTCAAACTAAAAAGTATCCATTGCCTCAAACTGTTGCTCTCAGTCATGAGGTTATCATGCCCAAGGTTGCATTTCAGAAACTGCTTATACATTCAGATGATCCAACTAATATTGAAGTAGATGAATTGTGCCCATGTCTATCTGAAGAAGATAGAGTAATAAATGGTCCACTAGACATTTCCAGGGTGCAATTTCAGCATTTGCCTGTACATCTTGAAAATGCTAGCAATGTAGCAGTTAGTGATGAATTGCGGCCACCTAAATCTGAGGAATTGACCGAACATTGTGCTTTATCACCAATTTCTCAAGTAAATGCGTCAAAAGTAGACGAGCACACAAGGAGAACCTCTTTGCAGGTAGCACTAATGATAAGCCGGTTAAGAATATATGACTCTGTCATGAGAACATGGAGACCTTCGTATTCTAATGATTTCATTGAAAAAGCTATAACAGTGGCATGTTCTTTGAGAAGTCATGAATTAGGAAACAAT GGATCTGCTGATTGCATGGATATAGAAAAATCTTATGGTGCTGGGAGATTCTCTGAAGCAACGTTACTAACTGGAAAATATGTATATTCTCGGAGGAGTAAATTGGGTTGTAAAAAGTCAGAACCATTTTTCAAGGCTCTGATTAAGGGAGAAGATCGCCATCCAAAACTGGCACCgaaaaagtcaaagaaaagTAGCACACATAAAAAAGTTGTTCAGGCTGCACAAGTTGACACTATAGTTCCCAATTTAGAGAAAAAGGCCTCAAAACCTGACACTGCTGTTCCTCATTTAGAGAAAAAGGACTCAAAACCTGACACTACTGTTAGTAGACGTCGGGTAAAGGGATCAGCCCGTCATATTCGCAGACAGGTGTCCGATAAAGTTATTTCTCCGCTTCAAG GCAATAAGACAGAGATTCCATCCCTTTCTACTAAGGACCACTCTAACCTTGAGCAGATTACAAGTGCCTCAAAAGTACCAAAAT CAAATAAGCTCTCAAAACTTAAAAGGAAGAGTCTGAATAATCATTCACAACATTCTCGACCTGGTAAGGTCCAGAAACTAGCAAATGGCACTCCAAAAGAAGCCATGCCTAAACAAGTTGAGGGGCACCAGACTAAGAGAATTAAGACTAGGACGCCGAGACCTTGTCCACAGTCTGATGGCTGTGCACGGACATCCATAAATGGGTGGGAATGGCGTAAATGGGCTTCTGAGGCTAGTCCAGCTGAAAGGGCTCGTGTAAGAGGAAATCATATCCGTTCTCTCTATATTAGTTCTGAATGTAATGGAAATCATTCATCCAGTGTTAAGGGACTTTCTGCAAGAACAAACAGGGCCAAGTTGCGCAACCTTCTTGCTGCTGCAGAGGGTGCTGATCTTCTTAAAGCAACACAGTTGAAG GCGAGGAAGAAACGGTTACGTTTCCAACGAAGTAAGATACATGACTGGGGTCTTGTTGCACTGGAGCCAATTGAGGCAGAGGACTTTGTTATTGAATATGTTGGAGAACTTATTCGCCGTAGT ATATCTGACATACGAGAGCGCCAATATGAAAAGATGGGAATTGGGAGCAGTTATCTTTTCAGATTAGATGACGGATATGTG GTTGATGCCACCAAACGTGGAGGGATTGCTAGATTTATAAACCATTCTTGTGAG CCTAATTGCTATACAAAGGTCATAAGTGTGGAGGGGCAGAAAAAGATCTTTATATACTCAAAGCGTCATATCACTACTGGCGAAGAACTCACATACAATTACAAGTTTCCATTAGAGGAGAAAAAGATACCTTGCAACTGTGGTTCTAAAAG GTGCCGTGGCTCATTGAATTGA
- the LOC125200640 gene encoding histone-lysine N-methyltransferase ATXR7 isoform X4, whose product MSSELNSNGDSALVSGVHDAAAAYVSGWMYVNQSGQMCGPYIQQQLYEGISSGFLPGELPVYPIVNGNILNAVPLCYFNQFPDHVATGFVYLNAKESTSDAHGSIPSNSDADESFPLTGDDESSWLFEDGEGKRQGPHSLNELYSWREYGYMHDSVMVYHTENKVKPLNLATLLNTWRKARIGGAVTTYDNNDEGTGLALNLVSEISDEVCSHLHSGIMKTARKVLLDEIVMSIVSDSIAMKRTQKNPKIVPVIESVKSVSSDGRVLETHMPKKNEWQPENPVEKDHAIWDEVEVEHTVDSERCNGGDTMKPPPSMKSIGSFENFCAAHAVVSRTLFYSCLEVMWNAICYDPVADFTSSWRRKRRWYDPGYVARQRFHKEFSQPIEKLPADSDSSSSEVDCPPGFGPERISVDIEAKSPSVSQHSEREESSNKILSHNTSYDEIGAILEYVMNDLHSSSKLSLEHHFERLVDEEVNKVIDFPQNSPIDEVAFCSSPTWSDDHLGSAQTKKYPLPQTVALSHEVIMPKVAFQKLLIHSDDPTNIEVDELCPCLSEEDRVINGPLDISRVQFQHLPVHLENASNVAVSDELRPPKSEELTEHCALSPISQVNASKVDEHTRRTSLQVALMISRLRIYDSVMRTWRPSYSNDFIEKAITVACSLRSHELGNNGSADCMDIEKSYGAGRFSEATLLTGKYVYSRRSKLGCKKSEPFFKALIKGEDRHPKLAPKKSKKSSTHKKVVQAAQVDTIVPNLEKKASKPDTAVPHLEKKDSKPDTTVSRRRVKGSARHIRRQVSDKVISPLQDLSGNKTEIPSLSTKDHSNLEQITSASKVPKSNKLSKLKRKSLNNHSQHSRPGKVQKLANGTPKEAMPKQVEGHQTKRIKTRTPRPCPQSDGCARTSINGWEWRKWASEASPAERARC is encoded by the exons ATGAGTAGTGAATTGAATTCGAATGGGGACAGCGCCCTAGTTTCGGGAGTTCACGATGCTGCCGCCGCATATGTGAGCGGGTGGATGTATGTGAATCAAAGCGGGCAGATGTGTGGCCCTTATATTCAGCAACAGTTATACGAGGGTATAAGTTCTGGTTTCTTACCAGGGGAGCTCCCCGTTTATCCGATTGTCAACGGGAATATCCTCAATGCAGTGCCCCTCTGCTACTTTAACCAATTCCCCGACCACGTTGCCACTGGTTTTGTCTACTTGAACGCGAAGGAGTCTACGAGTGATGCCCACGGCTCCATCCCGAGCAACAGTGATGCAGATGAAAGCTTCCCTTTG ACAGGAGATGATGAGTCTTCTTGGCTGTTTGAGGATGGTGAGGGTAAAAGACAGGGACCACACTCGCTTAATGAGCTTTATTCCTGGCGTGAGTATGGATATATGCACGATTCTGTGATG GTGTATCATACTGAAAATAAAGTTAAACCCTTGAATTTGGCAACATTGCTGAACACTTGGAGAAAAGCTAGGATTGGAGGAGCTGTCACCACGTATGATAATAATGATGAAGGAACTGGCTTAGCACTGAACTTGGTGTCTGAGATTTCTGATGAAGTTTGTTCACATCTTCACTCAGGAATTATGAAAACAGCCCGCAAAGTTTTACTTGATGAGATAGTTATGTCCATAGTTTCTGATTCTATTGCCATGAAGAGAACTCAGAAAAATCCTAAGATTGTACCAGTCATTGAATCTGTGAAATCTGTTTCTTCAGATGGAAGAGTGTTAGAAACTCACATgccaaagaaaaatgagtggcagCCTGAAAACCCTGTCGAGAAGGACCATGCCATTTGGGATGAAGTAGAAGTAGAGCATACTGTTGATAGTGAAAGATGTAATGGTGGTGACACCATGAAACCTCCTCCTAGCATGAAATCAATTGGtagttttgaaaacttttgtgCTGCACATGCAGTTGTTAGCAGGACGCTTTTTTATTCTTGCCTGGAAGTCATGTGGAATGCCATCTGTTATGATCCTGTAGCTGACTTTACATCTTCTTGGCGAAGGAAAAGGCGCTGGTATGATCCTGGTTATGTTGCTAGACAACGCTTTCACAAAGAATTCTCCCAGCCAATTGAGAAGCTACCAGCCGACTCT GACTCCTCTAGCTCTGAGGTAGATTGCCCTCCAGGTTTTGGACCAGAAAGAATTTCCGTGGATATAGAAGCAAAATCACCATCAGTTTCACAGCATTCTGAAAGAGAGGAATCTTCTAATAAGATACTGTCCCATAATACTTCTTATGATGAAATTGGAGCCATCTTGGAATACGTAATGAATGATCTTCACTCTTCCTCAAAGTTGTCATTAGAACATCACTTTGAAAGACTTGTGGATGAggaagtgaataaagtaattgATTTTCCTCAAAATAGTCCAATTGATGAG GTTGCTTTCTGCTCGTCACCTACATGGTCAGATGACCACCTGGGTTCAGCTCAAACTAAAAAGTATCCATTGCCTCAAACTGTTGCTCTCAGTCATGAGGTTATCATGCCCAAGGTTGCATTTCAGAAACTGCTTATACATTCAGATGATCCAACTAATATTGAAGTAGATGAATTGTGCCCATGTCTATCTGAAGAAGATAGAGTAATAAATGGTCCACTAGACATTTCCAGGGTGCAATTTCAGCATTTGCCTGTACATCTTGAAAATGCTAGCAATGTAGCAGTTAGTGATGAATTGCGGCCACCTAAATCTGAGGAATTGACCGAACATTGTGCTTTATCACCAATTTCTCAAGTAAATGCGTCAAAAGTAGACGAGCACACAAGGAGAACCTCTTTGCAGGTAGCACTAATGATAAGCCGGTTAAGAATATATGACTCTGTCATGAGAACATGGAGACCTTCGTATTCTAATGATTTCATTGAAAAAGCTATAACAGTGGCATGTTCTTTGAGAAGTCATGAATTAGGAAACAAT GGATCTGCTGATTGCATGGATATAGAAAAATCTTATGGTGCTGGGAGATTCTCTGAAGCAACGTTACTAACTGGAAAATATGTATATTCTCGGAGGAGTAAATTGGGTTGTAAAAAGTCAGAACCATTTTTCAAGGCTCTGATTAAGGGAGAAGATCGCCATCCAAAACTGGCACCgaaaaagtcaaagaaaagTAGCACACATAAAAAAGTTGTTCAGGCTGCACAAGTTGACACTATAGTTCCCAATTTAGAGAAAAAGGCCTCAAAACCTGACACTGCTGTTCCTCATTTAGAGAAAAAGGACTCAAAACCTGACACTACTGTTAGTAGACGTCGGGTAAAGGGATCAGCCCGTCATATTCGCAGACAGGTGTCCGATAAAGTTATTTCTCCGCTTCAAG ATCTTTCAGGCAATAAGACAGAGATTCCATCCCTTTCTACTAAGGACCACTCTAACCTTGAGCAGATTACAAGTGCCTCAAAAGTACCAAAAT CAAATAAGCTCTCAAAACTTAAAAGGAAGAGTCTGAATAATCATTCACAACATTCTCGACCTGGTAAGGTCCAGAAACTAGCAAATGGCACTCCAAAAGAAGCCATGCCTAAACAAGTTGAGGGGCACCAGACTAAGAGAATTAAGACTAGGACGCCGAGACCTTGTCCACAGTCTGATGGCTGTGCACGGACATCCATAAATGGGTGGGAATGGCGTAAATGGGCTTCTGAGGCTAGTCCAGCTGAAAGGGCTCGT TGTTAA